A genome region from Methanomicrobiales archaeon includes the following:
- the cofC gene encoding 2-phospho-L-lactate guanylyltransferase: MPVHAVIPFKPQNPKTRLSSVLNRSERERFAEAMLQDVIQAVLDGGCEPTLLVTHPFRGYAGVPVIVDPGDLNEALNRLFQTATAPLLVIMSDLPLATAESVRRLIASPADIAFVPGRGGGTNAIFVRRPQRFRADFYGASFMKHRKIAEDTGATYDVVDSFRLHTDVDEEEDLVEVLIHGGGMARRFLEDSGFSLRIENGRVGVQRNPHE, translated from the coding sequence ATGCCGGTGCACGCAGTCATCCCATTCAAACCGCAGAATCCCAAAACACGACTCTCCTCCGTGCTGAACCGTTCGGAGCGGGAGAGGTTTGCCGAGGCCATGCTGCAGGATGTGATTCAGGCCGTTCTGGACGGGGGGTGCGAACCGACGCTCCTGGTCACGCACCCGTTCCGGGGGTATGCCGGGGTGCCGGTTATCGTCGATCCCGGGGACCTGAACGAAGCCCTGAACCGCCTGTTCCAGACGGCAACCGCACCGCTCCTGGTCATCATGTCCGATCTGCCGCTCGCCACCGCGGAGTCGGTGCGGCGCCTGATCGCTTCTCCCGCCGATATCGCATTCGTCCCCGGGCGGGGCGGGGGAACGAATGCCATCTTCGTCAGGCGTCCGCAGCGGTTCCGTGCCGACTTCTACGGTGCCAGTTTCATGAAACATCGCAAGATCGCAGAAGACACCGGCGCCACGTACGACGTGGTGGACTCGTTCCGGCTGCATACCGACGTGGACGAGGAGGAGGATCTGGTGGAGGTGCTCATCCACGGCGGGGGAATGGCGAGGAGATTCCTGGAGGATTCAGGATTCTCG